The following are from one region of the Aspergillus luchuensis IFO 4308 DNA, chromosome 4, nearly complete sequence genome:
- a CDS encoding RTA1 domain-containing protein (COG:S;~EggNog:ENOG410PN5J;~InterPro:IPR007568;~PFAM:PF04479;~TransMembrane:7 (o14-33i40-59o79-104i116-141o153-176i197-217o232-252i);~go_component: GO:0016021 - integral component of membrane [Evidence IEA]) — protein MATGWTAYAYYPSVGGAAVMIMLFLIGVIIFTYQLIRTRAWLTIAALIGGMFETVGYIGRAMSGNQSPNWTLGPYIIQSTLLLIAPALFAATIYMILGRIIALVHGEHHSIIRLKWLTKIFVVGDCLSFLMQSSGAGIMVQSKSATDNTGENVIIGGLLVQIIFFCIFLVVAIIFQRRIYRHPTVRSESPMIPWRKHFFSLYASSFLILIRSIVRFIEYIQGQEGYVITHEAFIYVFDAVPMFLVLCILIRFHPSEINGLLGKSRVAAVGYGLRFVDVSPAM, from the exons ATGGCCACCGGTTGGACGGCATACGCCTACTATCCCTCCGTGGGAGGCGCCGCGGTCATGATCATGCTTTTCCTGATCGGCGTCATTATTTTCACATACCAGCTTATTCGAACGCGAGCATGGCTGACCATTGCAGCCTTGATAGGTGGAATGT TTGAAACAGTCGGTTATATCGGTCGCGCCATGTCCGGAAACCAATCTCCCAACTGGACGCTGGGCCCCTATATCATTCAGAgcacccttctcctcattgCCCCGGCATTGTTTGCTGCAACCATCTACATGATCCTCGGCCGGATTATCGCCCTCGTGCATGGAGAACACCACTCAATCATCCGACTCAAATGGCTGACGAAGATCTTCGTGGTTGGGGATTGTTTGTCTTTCCTCATGCAGTCGTCCG GCGCCGGAATCATGGTCCAATCCAAATCCGCGACCGATAATACAGGCGAGAATGTCATCATCGGCGGACTTCTCGTacagatcatcttcttctgcatcttcctTGTGgtcgccatcatcttccaacgTCGCATTTACCGACACCCTACTGTGCGCTCCGAATCGCCTATGATCCCATGGCGAAAGCACTTCTTCTCGCTGTACGCATCGAGCTTCTTGATTCTTATTCGCTCCATTGTGCGGTTTATCGAGTATATCCAGGGACAGGAGGGATACGTGATCACCCACGAAGCTTTCATCTATGTCTTCGATGCGGTTCCCATGTTCCTGGTACTGTGTATCTTGATCCGATTCCACCCGAGTGAGATTAACGGGCTGCTGGGAAAGTCGAGGGTAGCAGCAGTGGGCTACGGGCTCCGGTTTGTTGATGTGTCTCCTGCAATGTAA
- a CDS encoding uncharacterized protein (COG:S;~EggNog:ENOG410PN5J;~InterPro:IPR007568;~go_component: GO:0016021 - integral component of membrane [Evidence IEA]) yields MQELLLLLAPSLFAASIYMVLSRIIRVSKGEERSPVPARWITRIFVVGDVVAILGQATDK; encoded by the exons ATGCAAgagctgctcctcctcctcgccccgTCTCTCTTCGCAGCGTCTATATATATGGTTCTATCCCGGATTATCCGCGTATCAAAGGGGGAGGAACGCTCACCCGTACCAGCTCGTTGGATAACGAGGATTTTTGTTGTAGGAGATGTGGTTGCCATCTTGGGGCAGGCGACTG ACAAATAA
- a CDS encoding sugar phosphate isomerase/epimerase family protein (COG:G;~EggNog:ENOG410PMMT;~InterPro:IPR013022,IPR036237;~PFAM:PF01261), producing MPISWPPTSIPNEFGIATLSLGNAIHHKLQPRLEAAAKAGYRWTDLFDECWPAYLEEHGLPGDKLWEATPDNLRIARKLGDLVKSLGMRIACTQPLRCIEGIKDPAERRATLDLVAKRFPFMRAFDTDLVFMCANIRTDTGVTSDLKTVARDLAELGDMAKAYSDADGGPLLRIGYEGLSWAVRNTWASTWEVVRMANRPNVGLIIDAYNVLGVEFADPYNPAGHGRIYPTVEESTDVLCASLSSLVASVPGDRIFFFQVGDAERMDPKKFLPPTDPKIPALLPWSRGHRLFPFESERGAYMPVHLVAAAVVATGYKGPMSLEVFNNSLNVPGEQVAPEHAERGITGLRKLAEAVLQVPAYWEMWQQGIRTMRQGRL from the coding sequence ATGCCTATCTCCTGGCCACCTACATCCATCCCAAACGAATTTGGCATTGCCACACTCTCTCTCGGCAATGCCATTCACCATAAACTCCAACCCCGCCTCGAAGCCGCAGCGAAAGCGGGTTACCGTTGGACCGACCTCTTCGACGAGTGCTGGCCAGCCTACCTCGAGGAACATGGGCTTCCTGGTGACAAGCTCTGGGAAGCGACCCCTGACAACTTGCGGATTGCCCGTAAGCTCGGCGATCTAGTCAAGTCACTAGGTATGCGTATCGCATGCACCCAGCCTCTACGCTGCATTGAGGGTATCAAGGATCCAGCGGAGCGACGAGCCACGCTGGACCTTGTTGCGAAGCGCTTCCCGTTCATGCGTGCCTTTGACACCGACCTTGTGTTCATGTGTGCGAATATTCGTACCGATACTGGCGTCACCTCCGACCTGAAAACAGTCGCGCGCGATCTCGCAGAACTAGGCGATATGGCCAAGGCATACTCCGATGCAGATGGCGGTCCTCTGCTGCGCATCGGCTACGAGGGTCTCTCCTGGGCGGTGCGAAATACCTGGGCATCCACCTGGGAAGTTGTCAGAATGGCTAATCGCCCCAACGTGGGTCTTATAATTGATGCATACAACGTGCTGGGTGTGGAATTTGCAGATCCGTACAATCCCGCAGGCCATGGCCGCATCTACCCGACTGTGGAGGAGTCCACCGATGTGCTGTGCGCATCTTTATCGTCCCTGGTAGCTTCCGTGCCTGGAGaccgcatcttcttcttccaggtgGGTGACGCGGAGCGAATGGATCCTAAGAAATTCCTCCCGCCGACAGACCCCAAAATACCTGCTCTGCTACCGTGGTCACGCGGGCATCGGTTGTTCCCGTTTGAATCAGAGCGCGGGGCGTATATGCCAGTTCATCTGGTTGCAGCCGCGGTGGTGGCGACTGGATACAAGGGACCAATGTCACTGGAGGTGTTTAACAATTCGCTGAACGTCCCTGGTGAGCAAGTTGCACCTGAACATGCGGAGCGGGGGATTACAGGGCTTCGCAAGCTAGCCGAGGCGGTTCTTCAAGTCCCAGCGTATTGGGAGATGTGGCAGCAGGGAATCAGGACCATGCGGCAGGGTCGTTTATAG
- a CDS encoding uncharacterized protein (CAZy:GH31;~COG:G,M,O;~EggNog:ENOG410PKMC;~InterPro:IPR017853,IPR011013,IPR000322,IPR013780;~PFAM:PF01055;~SECRETED:SignalP(1-18);~go_function: GO:0003824 - catalytic activity [Evidence IEA];~go_function: GO:0004553 - hydrolase activity, hydrolyzing O-glycosyl compounds [Evidence IEA];~go_function: GO:0030246 - carbohydrate binding [Evidence IEA];~go_process: GO:0005975 - carbohydrate metabolic process [Evidence IEA]) has protein sequence MYFSSFLALGALIQAAAATYLAPNSTGLRIQHGFETILIQPFGYDGFRVRAWPFRPPSGNEISFIYDPPIEGYEDTAHGMSYDTATTGTEPRTLRNGNIILRTTGWGGTTAGYRLSFYRVNDDGSETLLTNEYAPLKSLNPRYYSWPGPGAEFSAEFSFSATPDEQIYGTGTQQDHMINKKGSVIDLVNFNTHIPTPVFMSNKGYAFIWNMPAEGRMEFGSLRTRFTAASTTLVDYVIVAAQPGDYDTLQQRISALTGRAPTPPDFSLGYIQSKLRYENQTEVELLAQNFHDRDIPVSMIVIDYQSWAHQGDWALDPRLWPNVAQMSATVKNLTGAEMMASLWPSVADDSVNYAALQANGLLSATRDGPGTTDSWNGSYIRNYDSTNPSARKFLWSMLKKNYYDKGIKNFWIDQADGGALGEAYENNGQSTYIQSIPYTLPNVNYAAGTQLGVGKLYPWAHQQAIEEGFRNATDTKEGSACDHVSLSRSGYIGSQRFCSMIWSGDTTSVWDTLAVQVASGLSAAATGWGWWTVDAGGFEVDSTVWWSGNIDTPEFRELYVRWLACTTFLPFMRTHGSRACYYQDAYTCANEPWSYGASNTPIIVSYIHLRYQLGAYLKSIFNQFHLTGRSIMRPLYMDFEKTDPKISQLVSSNSNYTTQQYMFGPRLLVSPVTLPNVTEWPVYLPQTGDNSTKPWTYWWTNETYAGGQVVKVPAPVQHIPVFHLGSREELLSGDVF, from the coding sequence ATGtatttttcttcctttttggcCCTAGGGGCCCTGAttcaggcagcagcagcaacctaTCTCGCCCCCAACTCTACCGGTCTCCGTATCCAGCATGGCTTCGagaccatcctcatccagccGTTTGGGTACGACGGATTCCGCGTGCGCGCATGGCCCTTCCGTCCGCCTTCGGGCAACGAGATTAGCTTCATCTATGATCCCCCGATTGAAGGTTATGAGGACACCGCACATGGCATGAGCTATGACACCGCAACAACCGGCACGGAGCCTCGCACCTTGCGCAACGGCAATATCATCCTGCGCACCACTGGCTGGGGTGGCACCACCGCCGGATACCGCCTGTCCTTCTACCGCgtcaatgatgatgggagTGAGACCCTGCTCACAAACGAATATGCTCCGCTGAAGTCTCTCAACCCCCGATACTATTCCTGGCCGGGACCTGGGGCCGAATTCTCTGCCGAGTTCTCCTTCAGTGCGACTCCGGATGAGCAGATTTATGGCACGGGCACGCAACAAGACCATATGATCAACAAGAAGGGTTCCGTTATCGACTTGGTCAACTTCAACACCCACATCCCTACCCCAGTCTTCATGAGCAACAAAGGCTATGCCTTTATCTGGAACATGCCGGCCGAGGGGCGTATGGAGTTTGGCAGCCTGCGCACCAGGTTCACCGCGGCGTCCACGACGCTTGTCGACTATGTAATCGTCGCCGCTCAGCCAGGTGATTACGACACCCTCCAGCAGCGGATTTCGGCCCTGACAGGACGGGCACCGACCCCGCCCGACTTTTCTCTCGGGTACATCCAGTCCAAGCTACGATATGAGAACCAAACGGAGGTGGAGCTGCTGGCTCAGAACTTCCATGATAGAGACATCCCGGTGTCCATGATCGTTATTGACTACCAGTCGTGGGCTCATCAGGGTGACTGGGCGCTCGATCCGCGCCTGTGGCCCAATGTCGCGCAGATGTCGGCGACAGTCAAGAATCTGACCGGAGCCGAAATGATGGCGTCTCTATGGCCCAGTGTTGCCGATGACAGTGTCAACTACGCAGCCCTGCAGGCGAACGGTCTGCTCTCAGCCACCCGCGACGGCCCTGGTACCACTGACTCCTGGAACGGATCATACATCCGGAACTATGACTCCACCAACCCCTCGGCGCGGAAATTCCTCTGGAGCATGCTGAAGAAAAACTACTACGACAAGGGTATTAAGAACTTTTGGATTGATCAGGCCGATGGCGGAGCATTGGGCGAGGCTTATGAGAACAACGGCCAGAGCACATACATTCAGTCCATTCCGTATACCCTGCCGAACGTGAACTACGCCGCTGGCACGCAGCTCGGCGTGGGTAAGTTGTACCCCTGGGCGCATCAGCAGGCAATCGAAGAAGGCTTCCGCAATGCGACAGACACCAAGGAAGGAAGCGCTTGCGATCACGTCTCCCTGAGTCGGTCCGGATACATCGGATCTCAGCGGTTCTGCAGCATGATCTGGTCTGGAGACACCACCTCTGTTTGGGACACACTGGCAGTGCAGGTCGCCAGTGGTCTGTCCGCCGCAGCAACAggctggggttggtggaCCGTCGATGCTGGCGGCTTCGAAGTCGACTCGACAGTTTGGTGGAGTGGAAACATTGACACGCCCGAATTCCGGGAGTTGTATGTGCGCTGGCTGGCCTGTACGACCTTCCTGCCATTCATGCGCACTCATGGTAGTCGGGCCTGCTACTACCAGGACGCCTACACTTGTGCCAATGAGCCATGGTCCTATGGTGCAAGCAACACCCCCATTATTGTCTCGTATATCCACCTGCGTTACCAATTGGGTGCTTATCTGAAGTCGATTTTCAACCAGTTCCACCTCACGGGTCGCAGTATCATGCGCCCGTTGTACATGGATTTCGAGAAGACCGACCCGAAGATCTCTCAGCTGGTGTCGTCGAACAGCAACTACACAACTCAACAGTACATGTTTGGTCCACGTCTCCTAGTCTCTCCAGTGACCTTGCCAAACGTCACTGAGTGGCCTGTGTATCTTCCGCAGACGGGAGATAATAGCACTAAGCCTTGGACGTACTGGTGGACGAATGAGACGTATGCGGGAGGACAGGTCGTCAAGGTTCCTGCGCCCGTGCAGCATATCCCGGTATTCCATCTGGGATCGCGCGAGGAGCTTCTGTCGGGTGATGTATTCTAG
- a CDS encoding uncharacterized protein (COG:S;~EggNog:ENOG410Q1GR;~InterPro:IPR009571;~PFAM:PF06687;~TransMembrane:3 (o6-26i156-178o210-230i);~go_component: GO:0005886 - plasma membrane [Evidence IEA]) — translation MGCLQIFLPGIGSCVAFLLGILSLFAGSQRQFLPQADLLTVSEKYYLFHHTPLMPSFKLHTGGAGGQGAPDYFSIYTMSYCTGYQETYISDETTNATSTKNEIVDCSDRTVLFTFNPGEAIIKAMGTPSGSLSPDSWPSWITDDFEALAPTNTAMVLLMILGTTASAISIGIRIWTVVCARASENSRPPMYPGRPASSFDLDIPPSSIEFLAYLASLLTFAIASIIASVITTEFVKLINKSGSGCGVSATTGTSFMGMVWTAAVLQALTTANSLVAILRYRAQHCRCDWDESASSESVEQKPLVGGE, via the exons ATGGGCTGCCTCCAGATCTTCCTGCCTGGCATCGGCTCTTGCGTTGCCTTCTTGCTAggcattctctctctctttgctgGCAGTCAACGCCAGTTTCTACCGCAGGCAGACCTTTTAACCGTAAGTGAAAAGTATTACCTATTCCACCATACACCACTGATGCCTTCTTTCAAGTTACACACAGGAGGAGCCGGCGGACAAGGTGCTCCTGATTACTTCTCCATCTACACCATGTCCTACTGCACCGGGTACCAAGAAACATACATATCAGACGAGACCACCAATGCCACATCAACCAAAAACGAGATCGTTGACTGTTCCGACCGCACTGTGTTGTTCACCTTCAACCCCGGCGAGGCCATAATAAAAGCCATGGGCACCCCATCAGGCAGCCTCTCCCCGGACAGCTGGCCGTCCTGGATAACAGACGATTTCGAGGCGTTAGCTCCGACCAACACCGCCATGGTCTTGCTCATGATCCTTGGAACTACCGCATCCGCTATATCCATCGGAATCCGCATCTGGACGGTCGTGTGTGCACGGGCATCGGAAAATAGCAGGCCGCCCATGTACCCTGGGAGGCCGGCATCTAGCTTCGATCTTGATATTCCGCCATCTAGCATTGAATTTCTTGCCTATCTG GCAAGCCTTCTCACCTTCGCAATCGCTTCCATTATTGCTAGCGTCATCACAACCGAGTTTGTGAAGTTGATTAACAAATCCGGCAGTGGATGTGGGGTCTCAGCGACGACGGGGACGTCGTTCATGGGGATGGTCTGGACAGCCGCGGTGCTGCAGGCTCTTACCACGGCTAATAGTCTCGTTGCTATTCTCCGCTATCGTGCTCAGCATTGTCGGTGTGATTGGGATGAGTCGGCGTCGTCTGAGTCGGTGGAGCAGAAGCCGCTGGTAGGAGGGGAATGA
- a CDS encoding MFS transporter (COG:G;~EggNog:ENOG410Q1FC;~InterPro:IPR020846,IPR011701,IPR036259;~PFAM:PF07690;~TransMembrane:12 (i108-133o145-165i177-194o206-226i233-252o272-295i341-360o380-399i420-442o448-473i480-502o514-536i);~go_function: GO:0022857 - transmembrane transporter activity [Evidence IEA];~go_process: GO:0055085 - transmembrane transport [Evidence IEA]), which produces MDRLHDADRAGDDDSSIADGISLSRRRYSRGGPPGDDSIELERINTYRLQQQLTVGSRGSRIPQDQWLPIGAGKPYPPPLPDSEAYVVEFEGADDPMHPHNWPMKKRVMLGSLLTSCALVTAYGSAVFATAASGAQKEFGFGEEVAALGTTLYVLGFSAGPTVWAPSSELLGRRWPLLLGMFGFDLFMIATATAKDTQTLMLCRFFAGFCAASIIALVPASLSDVFNNHQRGVAIAMYTMSVFTGPFTAPFIGGYTASSYLGWRWTLYVPAIVRFFCLALIVFFTTETYAPIILVQKAAILRRQTRNWGIHARQDELEIDFKELVTKNLARPFLILFTEPIAFLLTLYMSFIYGLAYALLEAYPIIFEGTYGMTGGTAGLPFIGLIIGEIAGSTFVLSLSGQYSRKLAANNYVAVPEWRLPPCIVGGAVFAGGLFWFGWTGWNSNIHWMAPTAAGVAVGFGLTSIFMQCFNYILDTYSKFAASAFAANTMMRSMVGAVFPLFTRQMFNNLGIQWAGTLLGCIAVVMIPIPLMFYLFGGRLRQKSKLAPVMDLLPPVEDDIKKA; this is translated from the exons ATGGATCGACTCCATGATGCAGACCGAGCCGGAGACGACGACTCGTCCATAGCGGACGGTATCTCCCTATCCCGTCGCCGCTACTCGCGGGGCGGACCACCCGGCGATGACAGCATCGAGCTCGAGCGAATCAACACCTATcgtctccaacaacaactgACTGTTGGATCTCGAGGAAGTCGCATACCGCAAGACCAATGGCTGCCTATTGGGGCAGGCAAGCCGTATCCCCCGCCTCTACCGGACTCTGAGGCATATGTGGTCGAGTTCGAAGGCGCGGATGATCCGATGCATCCCCACAACTGgcccatgaagaagag GGTCATGCTTGGATCACTTCTCACCTCCTGTGCCCTAGTGACCGCTTACGGCAGTGCGGTGTTTGCAACCGCGGCTTCAGGTGCCCAGAAAGAATTCGGCTTTGGTGAAGAAGTTGCGGCTCTGGGAACAACTTTGTATGTTCTAGGGTTTTCGGCCGGCCCGACAGTGTGGGCGCCTAGTTCCGAGTTGCTTGGCCGGCGATGGCCGCTGTTGCTTGGGATGTTCGGCTTCGACCTCTTCATGATAGCCACTGCCACCGCCAAGGATACCCAAACCCTGATGCTGTGCCGTTTCTTTGCGGGTTTTTGTGCGGCCAGTATCATTGCTCTGGTGCCTGCTAGCCTGTCTGACGTGttcaacaaccaccaacgTGGTGTCGCTATTGCCATGTACACTATGTCGGTTTTCACCGGTCCTTTCACAGCCCCGTTCATCGGTGGATACACCGCGTCTAGCTATCTTGGCTGGCGATGGACGCTGTACGTCCCTGCCATAGTTCGGTTCTTCTGTCTCGCATTGATAGTGTTCTTCACTACAGAGACCTATGCCCCAATCATCCTGGTTCAAAAGGCAGCCATTCTCCGACGCCAGACACGGAACTGGGGCATTCACGCTCGCCAGGACGAACTGGAGATTGATTTCAAAGAATTGGTTACCAAGAACCTGGCGCGTCCGTTCCTCATTCTGTTCACTGAACCCATTGCGTTTCTGCTCACGCTCTACATGTCCTTCATCTACGGATTGGCCTATGCGCTGCTAGAAGCTTATCCTATCATCTTCGAAGGTACTTATGGCATGACCGGTGGTACTGCAGGGTTGCCCTTCATTGGGCTCATCATCGGTGAGATTGCGGGCAGCACATTTGTTCTGTCTTTGTCAGGACAATATTCGCGGAAGTTGGCCGCTAACAATTACGTCGCGGTACCCGAATGGCGTCTGCCTCCTtgcattgttggtggtgctgtGTTTGCTGGTGGGCTGTTCTG GTTCGGTTGGACTGGATGGAACAGTAACATTCATTGGATGGCACCCACGGCTGCTGGTGTGGCTGTCGGCTTTGGCTTGACTTCCATCTTCATGCAGTGCTTCAACTATATTCTGGACACATACTCCAAATT TGCGGCATCTGCGTTTGCGGCTAATACCATGATGCGATCCATGGTGGGCGccgtctttcctctcttcacgCGACAAATGTTCAACAATCTGGGCATTCAATGGGCCGGCACACTGCTTGGTTGCATTGCCGTGGTGATGATTCCCATCCCGTTAATGTTCTACCTCTTCGGTGGCCGTCTTCGGCAGAAGAGTAAATTGGCCCCTGTGATGGATTTGCTGCCGCCCGTCGAAGACGATATTAAAAAGGCGTAG